In the Desulfuromonadales bacterium genome, AAAAGCGCCTGGTCAAATGCTCGGTGACCACGGATCGGGAGGTTCTTGCCGCTACGTTTACCTGCTTCGTCCTTCCTCGGCACGTTTTCGATACTTAGGAGCAAGATGCAAGATTTAAGATGCAAAAGGCATGGTCTTGCATCTTGAGCCTTGATAAACGAAAAATGCCCCGCCATCATGGACGGGGCATTTTTCGTAACATTGGCATACATGCCTATTATCAATGTGCTCCGGGATGCCGACCATTTCTCAAGGTCCGGACCTTGCAAAGATACCCGCCTTTGAAAGCCGTTTCAGGCGTCCCACTCGTCGGTGGGCTGGCTCACCACGGCCTTGACCAAGGACATTAACTGAGCTGTTGGTCGGTGCCTCAAGCTTGGTATCGTGCATCCCAGAGTATTTCAGTGAGCGTTTAATTTGTTTATTCTTATGCTATCACTGCTTGTCGACCTGTCAAGGGCCGCGTATTGTTTTGCCGGCCGGCTGTCTTAATGGCGCAACGCCATTGCCTCCCGCAGTCGGCGACGAGCCATCTGCATGGCCGCCTCCCGGGGATAAAGGTTTTCTTCGGTCACGACCTCAAGGAGCTTGCGGGTATTGCTCGTCAACTTTTCCTTGATGGTTATCATCGCCTGTCGTTCGTCCCCGCCGCTGTATTCGACAGCGGCGCAGATGACTCCCCCAGCATTGGCGATGAAATCCGGGATGCAGAGGACCCCCCGCTCGTGCAGCATGCGCTCGGCCTCTTCGGTTACCGGGATATTGGCACCTTCGATAATGATGCGAGCCTTTACCCGATGGACGTTGGCAACCGTGATTACGTCCGGTCTTGCGGCCGGGATCAGCAGGTCGCAGGGGAGTTCGACGAGCTCTGGCCCCTTGAGTCGCCGAGCATCCGGATAGGCAAGAACCGTCCCTTTTTCTTCTTTTATGCGGGCCAGCTCCGTCACGTCAAGCCCTTCCTGCCGGTATATGGCGCCGGAAGAATCGCTGGCCGCCACCAGTCGGATGCCCATGTCGGCGAGAAAACGGGCCGCATGCCGGCCGACGTTGCCGAATCCCTGTATCGCCAGGGTGGCGTCCGCAATCATAATGCCGGCGAAGGGGAGGGCGAGTCCGGCCACCTGGGCGAGCCCGTAGCCCGTGGCACCGATCTCGTCGAGGGGAATGCCGCCAAGGCTACGGGGGCGGCCGATGCAACGGCCGATCTCTTCGTAAATCCAGCCCATGCAGCGTTCGTCCGTACCCATGTCCGGCCCGGGAATGTAGTCGACCAGATCGCGGATGCTGCGGGCAAAGGCGCGCAGCAAGGTTTCCTTGTCGGCATGGTGCGGATCGGCCAGGATCCCGGATTTGCCGCCGCCATGCGGGAGTCCGGCCGCCGCATTCTTGAGGGTCATCGCCCTCGCCAGGCGGAAAATCTCGCTCGTACCGATGTCCGACGCCAGCCGAACCCCGCCGATAGCCGGTCCGCAGGCGACATTGTCGATGACGACGATCCCTTTCATCCCGGTTTGCGGATCGTAGAGATGGACCGTTTTGGCCGGTCCCAGCTCGTCAGCCCAGGTGTCGAATATGTCATCTTTGGTCGTCATCGAGAGAAGATCCTGTTCGGGTGGCCTATTTTCAGTATAACGAATGCTGATGACGGCGCAAACCGGGCGGAAATCCCGCCGTGAACGGCAAAAGGGGGCGCGCAGGACAGGCAGGTTGTGCTAATATGCTTCCCTGCGGCCATGAAATACAGGAAGCCTTTACCACAGAGAGCACCGAGAGACCCTGGAGACCACAGAGGAAGCCATAAGCTCAAATCTCTGTGCTCTCGGTTACAAATCTTTGTGAGCGCTGTGGTGAAGATTGTGATTTAGGTAGCTTAAAATTATGCCCCGAACCACCTACCGCTTCACTCCCAACGCCGAAGATGCCGGCATGCGCCTCGACCAGTTCGTCGCCGGCCGCAGTGCCGATCTTTCGCGGACCCTGGTGCGCAAGCTCGTCGACCTGGGTGGGGTGCATATCGGCGGTCGTCGAACCCGCCGCTGTTCCTATCCAGTCCAGGCCGGGGAGATTGTAGAGATCTACGTCGATGGCCTGCCGCTGGAGCCTTACCAGGTAGAGGCAGCGGCAGTCGTCTACCGGGACTCCTATCTGATTGGGGTCGACAAACCGGCCGGGGTCGAGACGCAGCCGACGCCGGCCCGCTTCAAGGGGACGCTCTATGCTGCGCTGCTCGACTATCTGCACGATCCATTTCGTCCGCAGCAGGCGCCTGAACTCGGCATGGTGCAGCGGCTCGACCGGGATACGTCCGGAGTCATGGTCTTCTCCATCCATCCGCGGGCCCATCGCGGGTTGACCGAGGCCTTCGCCGGTCGCCAGGCTCGCAAGCGCTACCTGGCCCTTGTGGCTGGCCGGATGACGGCGCCGGAGGGAGAATTTCGCTCCATGCTGGCCCGCAGTCGGGCGACCAACAAAGTCAAGTCGGTCGAGCGGGGCGGCAAGGAGGCCGTGACCATCTACCGCGTGCTCGAAGAGTTTGCCGCTGCCACGCTGGTCGAAGTGGAGATAGTCACCGGCCGCTCGCACCAGATCCGCGCTCATTTTGCCGAATCCGGTCATCCTCTGCTCGGCGACCAGCGCTATGGTGGCTCCGTCGACCGGCACGGATACCCGATACGGCGGCAGATGCTGCATTCCTGGCGTCTCTCCTTAAAGCATCCGG is a window encoding:
- a CDS encoding Glu/Leu/Phe/Val dehydrogenase; translation: MTTKDDIFDTWADELGPAKTVHLYDPQTGMKGIVVIDNVACGPAIGGVRLASDIGTSEIFRLARAMTLKNAAAGLPHGGGKSGILADPHHADKETLLRAFARSIRDLVDYIPGPDMGTDERCMGWIYEEIGRCIGRPRSLGGIPLDEIGATGYGLAQVAGLALPFAGIMIADATLAIQGFGNVGRHAARFLADMGIRLVAASDSSGAIYRQEGLDVTELARIKEEKGTVLAYPDARRLKGPELVELPCDLLIPAARPDVITVANVHRVKARIIIEGANIPVTEEAERMLHERGVLCIPDFIANAGGVICAAVEYSGGDERQAMITIKEKLTSNTRKLLEVVTEENLYPREAAMQMARRRLREAMALRH
- a CDS encoding RluA family pseudouridine synthase, coding for MPRTTYRFTPNAEDAGMRLDQFVAGRSADLSRTLVRKLVDLGGVHIGGRRTRRCSYPVQAGEIVEIYVDGLPLEPYQVEAAAVVYRDSYLIGVDKPAGVETQPTPARFKGTLYAALLDYLHDPFRPQQAPELGMVQRLDRDTSGVMVFSIHPRAHRGLTEAFAGRQARKRYLALVAGRMTAPEGEFRSMLARSRATNKVKSVERGGKEAVTIYRVLEEFAAATLVEVEIVTGRSHQIRAHFAESGHPLLGDQRYGGSVDRHGYPIRRQMLHSWRLSLKHPVSGQPLELEAPIPADMAGLLAELRCSKIQ